AGACCCAGATCCGGTTGGGGGCTTCGGTCAGGAAGGTCTGCCTGAGCAGGTTCGGTGCAACCGCATGCTTGTGTTTAGAGTTAGTGGTGACCTTGAACTTTCTCCAGGCTCTGGCCCTGATATCGTGCTTGCGCATCATTCTGGCGACCGGCGGGCGGCTACAACTGTAGCCTTGGTCCTTTAGCTCAGCGGTGATGCGAGGGCTCCCGTAGCGGCCCCTGGTGGACTCGTAAATGCGCCGGATACTATCCAGCAGCAGACGGTTCTCGGCCGCCCGTTTACTTTCTCCTGATTGGTTCCAGCGATAGAATCCGCTCCGGCTTACGGCCAACGACCGGCACATCTTCTCCACGCCAAATGAGGAGCGGCAGTCATCGATAAACTGATACTTCATCGGGGTGTTTTCGAGAAAATGGCCAACGCTTTTTTTAAGATGTCGCGCTCCTCAGTGACGCTGGCCAGTTCACGTTCCAGTTTGCGCATCCGCTCATCCTCGGGATCGGCCAGGTGCCCCATGCCGGGGAAGGCGTCGCCTCTATTGCTCATATACTCGTTCTTCCAACGATAGAGCAGTTCAACCCGGATCCCCAGGTTCCGGGCCACCTCCACGGCCTTCCTGTTGCCATTGACCAACAGTTCCACCGCTTCCACCTTGAACTCCCGGGTGAACACCCGCCTGGTTCGTTTCTCCTCCATCATAGATACCTCCGTAGATCATGGTAATCTATGACTTCTTACACTGTCCACCAAAAGGTAGCAAGTTCAGGGCATTACGCAGTAAAGGGGGTGAGTGTCCTCTTGGCGGCTCTTGATTTGCTCTTCAGCCCCCCATCATCCCTACAAACTCCTCAAACAGATACGCCGCGTCATGCGGCCCCGGCGACGCCTCCGGGTGGTACTGCACACTGAAGGCCCGCTGCCCTTCCGCCCGTAGCCCTTCCACCGTGTCATCATTGAGGTTGACGTGGGTCAGCTCCAGCTCTCCCTTTATGGAATCGGCATCGACCGCAAAGCCGTGGTTCTGGCTGGTAATCTCCACTTTGCCGGTGGCCAGATTCTTGACGGGATGGTTAATGCCCCGGTGCCCGAACGGCAGCTTGTAGGTGGTCGCCCCCAGCGCCAGCGCCAGAATCTGGTGCCCCAGGCAGATGCCGAACATGGGCAGTTGGCCCAGCAGGTCCCCCACCGCTTCAATGGCGGGAGTCACCGCCGCAGGGTCGCCGGGACCGTTGGAGAGAATGATGCCGTCGGGCCGCAGGGCCAGGGCCTCTTTCGC
This genomic stretch from Candidatus Neomarinimicrobiota bacterium harbors:
- a CDS encoding IS3 family transposase (programmed frameshift), yielding MMEEKRTRRVFTREFKVEAVELLVNGNRKAVEVARNLGIRVELLYRWKNEYMSNRGDAFPGMGHLADPEDERMRKLERELASVTEERDNLKKSVGHFLENTPMKYQFIDDCRSSFGVEKMCRSLAVSRSGFYRWNQSGESKRAAENRLLLDSIRRIYESTRGRYGSPRITAELKDQGYSCSRPPVARMMRKHDIRARAWRKFKVTTNSKHKHAVAPNLLRQTFLTEAPNRIWVSDITYIRTLAGWLYLTVVMDLYNRKIVGWSMSDRMEATDTTIPAFEMAVKGCQPLPGLVFHSDRGVQYACEPFVALLSRSKAIQSMSGRGNCYDNAVAESFFHTLKTELVYHEIYHTREQARRSLFEYMESFYNRSRKHSTLGYRSPVEYENMKFNQAI